A window of Roseateles sp. XES5 genomic DNA:
CGGCGCAGCATGGCTGGGCGGAGATCGCGGTCGGGCCGATCGCCAGCCTCGGCGGGCGCAGCGTGCATATCCGCTTCCGGACCGATACCTTGCCCCATCTGCAGGTCTGGCGAAACCAGTCGCCCGGTTGCGCGGTGCTCGGCATCGAGCCGGTCTCGCACCGGTTGGCCGCGCGCGCCGACCTCATCGCCGCCGGCGATGCGCCGGACTTCGCGCCCGGCGAAAGCGCGGGCTACGGCCTCGCCTTCGAGGTCCGCTAGCCGCCCGCGATTGACGCCTTGGCGGCACGGGCTTAAACGATAGCGCACTTGTTTCGGAAAGGACCTCCCATGGATATCCGCGAGATCAACGACGAATATTCCGTCTCCGGCCAGATCACCGTCGCCGAACTCGATGCCATTGCCGCCATGGGCTTCAAGTCCATCGTCTGCCATCGTCCGGACCATGAGGAAGCCGGCCAGCCGGAATTTGCCGCCATCGCCGCCCGTGCCCAGGAACTCGGCATCGAGACGGCCCATGTGCCGGTCGGCCCCATGGGCGTTACGGCGGAAGCCGTCAACGGCATGGTGGACGCGCTCGACGAGTTGCCGCGTCCGATGCTCGGCTATTGCCGATCCGGTATGCGCTCGACGAAGACCTACGAGCAGACGCTGCATATGCGCGGGTAAGACGGGAGGGCCTGCCCCTCAACCGTCTCCAGCCCTTCTTCCCGCAGGCGGGGCGAAGGGCCCGTTGCGCTGGTTCCTGAAAATAGCGTTCCTTGCAGGAAGCCGAGGCATCGCTTCGGCGTCCTTCTCCCGTTTGCGCGGGAGAAGGTTCCGGTTGCAGGATCAGGCGCTTGCGCCCCAAGCCTTATTTGCCGCTGCGGATATCCGAGAGCGTGCGCGTCGGCGTGATGGCTTCCGGGTCGAGCTTCACTTCGATGATCGCCGGCTTGCCGCTGGCGCGGGCGCGCAGGAAGGCGGGGGCGAAGTCTTCCGTCTTTTCCACCGTCTCGCCGTGACCGCCATAGGCGACGGCAAGGGCGGCGAAGTCCGGATTGGTGAGATCCGTGGCGCTGACGCGGCCGGGATATTCCCGTTCCTGGTGCATGCGGATCGTGCCGTAGATGCCGTTGTTGACGACGACGGTGATGAGCGGAAGCTGGTAGCGCACGGCGGTGGCGAATTCCTGCCCATGCATCATGAAGCAGCCGTCGCCGGCAAAGCAGATGACCTCACGTTCGGGGTGCAGTTGCTTGGCGGCGACCGCGGCCGGCAGGCCGTAGCCCATCGAACCGGAGGTCGGCGCGGCCTGCGTGCCGAAACGGCGGAAACGATGGAAGCGGTGCACCCAGGTGGCGTAGTTGCCGGCGCCGTTGGTGAAGATCGTGTCTTCGGCCGTGTTCTCTTCCAGCCAGGCCATGATCGGCCCCATCTGCACATTGCCGGGGCCTGCCATCGGCGGCGTCGACCATGTCAGATAGGCGTCGTGCATCGCGGCCGTGCGGGCGGCCCAGCGCGGCGCGGATTTTGGTGCGAGGCCTTCCAGCGCGGCGACGAAATCGTCCGGCGC
This region includes:
- a CDS encoding TIGR01244 family sulfur transferase, encoding MDIREINDEYSVSGQITVAELDAIAAMGFKSIVCHRPDHEEAGQPEFAAIAARAQELGIETAHVPVGPMGVTAEAVNGMVDALDELPRPMLGYCRSGMRSTKTYEQTLHMRG